One stretch of Miscanthus floridulus cultivar M001 chromosome 18, ASM1932011v1, whole genome shotgun sequence DNA includes these proteins:
- the LOC136524396 gene encoding protein STRICTOSIDINE SYNTHASE-LIKE 10-like produces MGRFTSKLVLLGILLAVLLLLPCTAMAAVAQAIDASNSQRLDLPDALVGPESVAFDGHGAGPYVSISDGRILKYGGEGGGWTTFTYSPSYTKNNCDAPSELPPVATESSCGRPLGLRFHRNSGNLYIADAYMGLMRVGPDGGEATVLATEADGEPFRFTNGVDIDQITGDVYFTDSSKTYQRSQHQMVTASGDSTGRIMKYSPRSNQVTVLQSGVTYPNGIAISEDRTHLIVALTGPCKLLRYWIRGPNTNTSEIFADLPGYPDNVRPDGNGGYWVALHREKNELPYPLGVNKHLVAIRIGAHGEKLQEMTGPKNVRPTEAVERQDGKIYLGSVELSYVGIVDT; encoded by the coding sequence ATGGGCCGGTTCACGTCAAAGCTGGTTCTGCTTGGGATCTTGCTTGCCGTCCTGCTGCTCCTGCcgtgcaccgccatggccgccgtagCCCAGGCCATCGACGCATCGAATAGCCAGCGCCTGGACCTGCCCGACGCGCTGGTTGGCCCCGAGAGCGTCGCGTTCGACGGCCACGGCGCCGGACCTTACGTCAGCATCTCCGACGGCCGCATCCTCAAGTACGGTGGCGAAGGAGGTGGCTGGACCACGTTCACGTACAGCCCGAGCTACACCAAGAACAACTGCGACGCGCCGTCTGAGCTCCCGCCCGTCGCCACGGAGAGCTCGTGCGGCCGGCCGCTGGGCCTTCGTTTCCACCGCAACTCCGGCAACCTATACATCGCGGATGCGTACATGGGGCTCATGCGGGTGGGACCGGACGGCGGAGAGGCGACCGTGCTAGCCACGGAGGCCGACGGCGAGCCGTTCCGCTTCACCAATGGGGTGGACATCGATCAGATCACCGGCGATGTTTACTTTACTGACAGCAGCAAGACGTACCAGCGGTCACAGCACCAGATGGTGACCGCGTCCGGAGACTCCACAGGGCGCATCATGAAGTACAGTCCACGGAGCAACCAGGTCACCGTGCTCCAGTCCGGCGTGACCTATCCTAACGGCATCGCCATCAGCGAGGACAGGACCCACCTCATCGTCGCACTCACCGGACCTTGCAAGCTGCTTAGGTATTGGATCCGTGGGCCTAACACAAACACATCCGAGATTTTCGCAGACCTGCCAGGATACCCGGACAACGTGAGGCCCGACGGGAATGGAGGCTATTGGGTTGCGCTGCATCGGGAGAAAAATGAGCTCCCATACCCGCTTGGCGTGAACAAGCACTTGGTCGCTATCAGGATTGGTGCTCATGGTGAAAAGCTCCAAGAAATGACGGGCCCTAAAAACGTTAGGCCAACTGAGGCGGTGGAAAGACAAGATGGTAAAATATATCTTGGGTCTGTAGAGTTGTCTTACGTTGGCATTGTTGACACTTAG